One genomic region from Arthrobacter sp. YN encodes:
- the hflX gene encoding GTPase HflX yields the protein MTTQKHSGSDSDAQDMSPEQIQAVIDRILSKDVPAQASDDDDAGGVFGKAQAISTLDQEHSIYDGDQEDLAERRALRRTAGLSTELEDVTEVEYRQLRLERVVLAGLWTEGTLVDAENSLRELAALAETAGSEVLDGLVQRRTKPDPGTFLGSGKAQELKDIVAATGADTVVVDTELAPSQRRGLEDIVKVKVVDRTTLILDIFAQHAKSREGKAQVELAQLEYLLPRLRGWGDSMSRQAGGQVGGAGAGMGSRGPGETKIELDRRRIRTRMAKLRREIAAMKPARETKRANRRRNAVPSVAIAGYTNAGKSSLLNRLTDAGVLVENALFATLDPTVRKAQTPDGIGYTLADTVGFVRSLPTQLIEAFRSTLEEVADADLILHVVDASHPDPEGQIAAVRAVFTEVDARKVPEIIVLNKVDVADPFVVERLKQKEPRHAVVSTRTGQGIAELLEDISQSIPRPGVRLELLIPYDRGEMISKLHSSDSEILTLEHEENGTRVVVMVREGLAAELEPFVTNG from the coding sequence ATGACCACCCAGAAGCACTCCGGATCCGATTCCGACGCCCAGGACATGAGTCCTGAACAAATCCAGGCCGTCATCGACCGGATTCTTTCCAAGGATGTACCTGCCCAGGCATCCGATGACGACGATGCCGGTGGCGTGTTCGGCAAGGCGCAGGCCATTTCCACACTTGACCAGGAACACAGCATCTACGACGGCGACCAGGAAGACCTGGCCGAACGCCGTGCGCTGCGCCGCACCGCTGGCTTGTCCACGGAACTCGAAGACGTCACCGAGGTCGAATACCGGCAGCTGCGCCTTGAGCGCGTTGTCCTGGCCGGCCTCTGGACCGAAGGGACACTGGTCGACGCCGAAAATTCGCTCCGCGAGCTCGCTGCCCTGGCAGAGACTGCCGGTTCGGAAGTCCTTGACGGTTTGGTGCAGCGGCGAACGAAGCCGGACCCGGGGACCTTCCTGGGGTCGGGCAAGGCCCAAGAGCTCAAGGACATCGTTGCCGCCACCGGTGCGGACACCGTAGTGGTGGACACCGAGCTGGCTCCTTCCCAACGCCGTGGCCTTGAGGACATTGTCAAGGTCAAGGTAGTGGACCGCACCACGCTGATCCTGGACATCTTCGCCCAGCATGCCAAGAGCCGTGAAGGCAAAGCCCAGGTTGAGCTTGCCCAGCTGGAGTACCTGCTTCCGCGCCTCCGTGGTTGGGGTGACTCCATGTCCCGCCAGGCCGGTGGCCAGGTGGGTGGAGCAGGTGCAGGCATGGGCTCGCGTGGTCCGGGTGAAACCAAGATCGAACTGGATCGCCGTCGCATCCGCACACGGATGGCCAAGCTTCGTCGTGAAATCGCCGCGATGAAGCCGGCCCGCGAGACCAAGCGCGCCAACCGCCGTCGTAATGCCGTTCCTTCCGTCGCGATCGCCGGATACACGAACGCCGGCAAGTCTTCGCTCCTGAACCGCCTCACTGATGCTGGTGTGCTGGTGGAGAACGCCCTGTTCGCCACCCTGGATCCCACCGTTCGTAAAGCCCAGACTCCGGATGGCATCGGCTACACGTTGGCGGACACTGTGGGGTTTGTCCGTTCGCTGCCGACCCAGCTGATTGAGGCGTTCCGCTCCACGTTGGAGGAGGTGGCGGATGCAGACCTGATCCTGCACGTAGTGGACGCCTCGCATCCTGATCCTGAAGGCCAGATCGCTGCTGTCCGGGCTGTCTTCACAGAGGTGGATGCCCGCAAGGTGCCCGAGATCATCGTCCTGAACAAGGTTGATGTCGCAGACCCCTTCGTGGTGGAACGCCTTAAGCAGAAGGAACCCCGCCACGCGGTAGTCTCCACTCGTACGGGCCAGGGCATTGCAGAGCTGTTGGAAGACATCAGCCAGTCCATTCCCCGGCCGGGCGTACGCCTGGAGCTGCTCATTCCATACGACCGTGGTGAAATGATCAGCAAACTGCACAGCTCCGACTCGGAAATCCTCACCCTCGAGCACGAGGAAAACGGAACCCGCGTTGTTGTCATGGTCCGCGAGGGACTGGCAGCCGAACTGGAGCCGTTCGTCACCAATGGTTGA
- the miaA gene encoding tRNA (adenosine(37)-N6)-dimethylallyltransferase MiaA, with amino-acid sequence MPTSTQDASLPVIAVVGPTGSGKSDLGVNLALALNGEVINADALQFYRGMDIGTAKISVEERKGVPHHLLDTMGVTQEASVADFQADCRRAIGEIRSRGKRPILVGGSGLYVRAALDVLEFPGTDPVIRKALEEEYDAHGLATLRTRLEDVDPVSAARVGDARRVIRALEVHQLTGRPFSSFMPQREYFQPAVQIGLSVDREVLRERLALRVHRMVEAGLLDEVERLDAAGLRKGKTASRALGYAQFLRVLDHQTDVGAASEETIVATRQFARRQLTWFRADPRITWLDWQDPHLVAKAVATASSRQP; translated from the coding sequence GTGCCTACCTCCACCCAGGACGCTTCCCTGCCGGTCATTGCAGTGGTTGGGCCCACCGGTTCCGGAAAGTCGGACCTGGGCGTCAACCTGGCCCTCGCCCTGAACGGTGAGGTCATCAACGCGGATGCCCTGCAGTTTTATCGCGGAATGGACATCGGAACAGCCAAGATCAGCGTGGAAGAGCGCAAGGGCGTGCCCCATCACTTGCTGGACACCATGGGTGTCACTCAAGAGGCAAGTGTTGCGGACTTCCAGGCGGACTGCCGTAGAGCCATTGGGGAAATCCGTTCACGGGGAAAACGCCCTATCCTGGTGGGGGGATCCGGTCTGTACGTCCGCGCCGCACTGGACGTCCTGGAGTTCCCCGGCACCGATCCCGTCATCCGTAAGGCCCTTGAAGAAGAGTATGACGCGCACGGCCTCGCGACGCTGCGAACCCGTCTTGAGGACGTCGATCCCGTGTCGGCAGCCCGTGTAGGTGACGCGCGGCGGGTGATCCGGGCGCTTGAAGTGCACCAGTTGACCGGGCGCCCTTTCAGTTCGTTCATGCCGCAACGCGAGTATTTTCAGCCGGCAGTGCAGATCGGGCTGTCAGTGGACCGTGAGGTGCTGAGGGAACGGTTGGCCCTGAGGGTCCATCGGATGGTGGAGGCTGGTCTGCTTGACGAGGTTGAACGGCTTGATGCTGCAGGGCTCCGGAAGGGCAAGACCGCGTCCCGCGCTTTGGGGTACGCGCAGTTCCTGAGGGTCCTGGACCATCAGACCGACGTGGGTGCCGCGTCAGAGGAAACCATCGTGGCCACGAGGCAGTTCGCCAGGCGTCAGCTCACCTGGTTCAGGGCTGACCCCCGGATCACCTGGCTTGACTGGCAGGATCCCCACCTCGTGGCCAAGGCCGTCGCCACCGCTTCGAGCCGGCAGCCCTGA
- a CDS encoding class I SAM-dependent methyltransferase: MESAHYFTAQPAGPFTRKPLTVELAGATRHLQTSSGIFSPDGVDKGTAILFSEVPPPSPQGNLLDIGCGWGPIALTLGLMAPHAKVHAVDVNERCVTLTNENAAALGLENVTASLPHEVDPAVEFDTIWSNPPIRIGKDELHTLLLTWLPRLAPGGNAWLVVQKNLGSDSLQRWLAGELDKTYTVGRESTSKSFRIIRVRKASQ; this comes from the coding sequence ATGGAGTCTGCACACTATTTCACCGCCCAACCGGCCGGACCATTCACCAGAAAGCCACTCACGGTGGAACTCGCTGGAGCCACACGCCACTTGCAGACCTCCTCCGGCATCTTCAGCCCCGACGGAGTGGACAAGGGCACTGCCATACTTTTCTCCGAAGTTCCGCCGCCTTCACCCCAGGGAAACTTGTTGGACATCGGCTGCGGCTGGGGTCCCATTGCCTTGACGCTGGGGCTGATGGCGCCCCACGCCAAGGTGCACGCCGTGGACGTCAACGAGCGGTGTGTCACGCTGACCAATGAGAACGCGGCTGCCTTGGGCCTGGAGAACGTGACGGCCAGCCTGCCACACGAGGTAGACCCCGCCGTCGAGTTCGACACCATCTGGTCCAACCCGCCCATCCGGATTGGTAAGGACGAGCTTCACACCCTGCTGCTGACATGGCTGCCGCGCCTGGCCCCGGGAGGAAACGCCTGGTTGGTGGTTCAAAAGAACCTCGGCTCGGACTCCCTCCAGCGGTGGCTCGCCGGTGAGCTGGACAAGACCTACACGGTGGGCCGGGAGAGCACGTCCAAGTCCTTCAGGATCATTCGGGTCAGGAAAGCGTCCCAGTAG
- the dapF gene encoding diaminopimelate epimerase has product MDETPAVPAQQSEAAGATVTASSLAGLTFSKGHGTGNDFVLIADPGDAHEITPEQVARLCDRHVGIGGDGLIRAVPSRFLPEGRDLLEQDPDAEWFMDYRNGDGSLSEMCGNGVRVFVHFLIAEKLVDLGPGETLTIGTRGGVKKVVRTANGYAVDMGPWEFIFPKEATTKAMDALVSADGLEVARPGLSVSMGNPHTVVALAELKELSATQLFKAPVVDPRPANGTNVEFVVPAEPLVEDGVGTITMRVHERGVGETQSCGTGACAAAVAIRHWAGNTAPNDWHVNVPGGVVGVKFFPGAGGREHVELSGPAVIVATGTLS; this is encoded by the coding sequence ATGGATGAAACCCCTGCAGTTCCCGCCCAGCAGTCCGAAGCTGCCGGTGCTACCGTGACCGCCTCAAGCCTTGCTGGCCTCACGTTTTCCAAGGGCCATGGAACGGGCAACGACTTCGTCCTGATTGCCGACCCCGGTGATGCCCACGAGATCACCCCGGAGCAGGTTGCCCGGTTGTGCGACCGCCATGTAGGCATTGGTGGGGACGGTCTTATCCGCGCTGTTCCGTCGCGGTTCCTGCCGGAGGGGCGGGACCTCCTGGAGCAGGATCCGGACGCCGAATGGTTCATGGATTACCGCAACGGTGATGGTTCCCTCTCGGAGATGTGCGGCAACGGCGTCCGCGTCTTCGTGCACTTCCTGATTGCCGAGAAATTGGTGGATCTTGGCCCGGGTGAAACCCTGACCATCGGCACCCGTGGCGGGGTCAAGAAAGTGGTCCGGACGGCCAACGGGTACGCCGTGGACATGGGCCCCTGGGAGTTCATCTTCCCCAAGGAAGCCACCACCAAGGCCATGGACGCGCTGGTCAGTGCGGACGGCCTGGAGGTAGCCCGGCCCGGCCTCTCAGTCAGCATGGGCAATCCCCACACTGTGGTTGCTTTGGCTGAACTCAAGGAGCTGTCGGCCACGCAATTGTTCAAGGCGCCGGTGGTCGATCCCAGGCCTGCCAACGGGACCAACGTTGAATTCGTTGTTCCGGCCGAACCGTTGGTTGAAGACGGCGTCGGCACCATCACCATGCGCGTCCATGAGCGCGGCGTGGGGGAGACCCAATCATGCGGCACAGGAGCCTGCGCCGCCGCCGTCGCCATTCGTCACTGGGCCGGCAACACAGCGCCGAACGACTGGCACGTCAACGTGCCGGGCGGCGTCGTGGGTGTTAAGTTCTTCCCCGGTGCAGGCGGCCGCGAACATGTAGAGCTCAGCGGCCCGGCCGTGATCGTGGCTACTGGGACGCTTTCCTGA